TAAGTTTTTGCCAAAGAATAGTTATGGACTTtgagcataatataattcttttgccaaataatatttgggctttgattgaataattgtttgcccaatagtttttttattatttttttatttttataaaagttgtcaaaataatattggactttttataaaaattgtcaaaatagtATTGGGCTTTTGTAAAAGTTGCCAAAATAGCATTGGGCTTTTGTAagagttgccaaaataatattgggctttttgtagaagttgccaaaatagtatttcagctttttgtaaaaattgccaaaatagtatttgacttttttgtaaaatgttgccaaataatattggaCTTAATAATATTAtgagattttgtaaaaaatattgttctgTAGTAATGGGCTTTGTAAGAGTGCCATGTAGCAATGGGCTTAGAGTGTTTGGGCCTTTTGGGTTTTGCCCACAAGATAAATGAGTTTGAACTTTTATAGAGATGGTATAATTTTGTGACCCAATTTTGGTAATGGTATGAGGAGTATTTGCGTGGGCCTAAGTCGGGTAATATAGGAAATATTTGTGAGAGCCTAAGTTGggtaatatatgaaaaatatttgggtAATATGTGAGAAATATTTGTAAAGGCCCAAGTTGGGTAataatatggaaaatatttgtGAGGGCCCAAAATAATTTATGGGACTTGCACAGGTATTTTTGGTGAGTAGTGAAATTAGGACATGAAAAATTGCACCTCAACACAAAGTCATATGTAACATGGTGTTAATGTTTTATAGTGAATCCCTCAAGTGCAATATTTATGAGATTATTGACAAAATTTGTGACCGTATGCAATATGcatcaaaagaaaatgaatagtTTTGGTTTGAAGATATGGCCCAGTTATCGAAGAGCCCATTTGTATCTATTCTCTCACATCCTGGTGACTTGattttataatttgtatttGTTGGGTGAGTTTGAGCTTTAAACATTCATGAATGCtcgaacaattttttatttttatttttttgaaaacgaACTCAACTTTCATTCATTGAAAATATAAGTAGTTATAGTACAGTGCTTTCGAAGCTGGGGGAGAGTCCTCCATCCAGAACACATCCTTATCATACCTAGCCAAAGAGTGAGCCacataattacaaaataatatcCTCAATAATATGGGCTAACATTCACCCTGCAAATTCCATGAGCAAGACGTTGAATATCCTCAATAATATGGCCTAATTGAGACTGGTTTACACCAGTGGAAGAGATGGATTTCATGACATTGGCGTTATCCCCCTTAATAACCAGTTCTAAAAAACCTACATCAATAGCAAACTCCAAACCTAGTCTTCTGGCTAAAATCTTAGCCTCTTCACTATCTTCCACCGTTGGGCCTTTAGCCGACATAGCCGCCATCACCTCTCCCTTCTCATTTCGAATCATTGCACCAACTCTGAAACTGTTCGAGTCCGAAAAAATTGCAGCATCAAAGTTCAACTTGAAAACTGATGCAGGAGGAGGATGCCATCCATTTACATTTACACTCGTATTCATCATTGGAAGTATCAGCTGATCTTATGCTTGATGAAATTCTTCCAAATATTCCCTTGATCTTTTATTTAGCGAACCCGATTCCTTTAATTTCCCCCCCATGTATCACAGTATTCCTCTGGTTCCAAATAAACCATGCTTGAActaaaaatcattcaaacttaGCTGTAGGCAATCTGCTCGGCAAGTCCTTAAATAACCGAATCACATCTGCTTGGCCTTGAATGCATTTATGCAACTTGAAAGAGCTACCAGCCCAGGCATCTTGCGCTACACCACATTCCCATAAAACATGGAGCCCAGACTCAGGAGCCTTTTTGCAGATTTCATAAACCATCctcaattataaaaatgatcAGCTCTAGGCTTGGGCTTAAAGCTTATTATGATGCGGTCCAAAGAATTCAAATTTAGGTCTattctaaacaaaaatttcttagaaCTGGGCTTCATGGTGCTTAatgcaaaacaccaaaaaatgtgcctattcaaattgaaaatttggttCAGAAGGTAGCCCAAATAAGTTAACCCAGCTGAGTCAACCATTAGGATGGTCACTTCATTGCTTTCATGGGGCTAATGCACTCTAACTCTAATGCAGTTCTTTATGAGAAAATTGGGCTTCAATTAAAAAGCCAGTTGGgctcttaaataaaaataagtgatCGACTTAAACCTGATTGAGTTTGAGATGCGGTCCAAAagattcaaattgaaaatttggttCAGAAGGTAGCCCAAATAAGTTAACCCACCTGAGTCAACCATTAGGATGGTCACTTCATTGCTTTCATGGGGCTAATGCACTCTAACTCTAATGCAGTTCTTTATGAGAAAATTGGGCTTCAATTAAAAAGCCAGTTGgtctcttaaataaaaataaatgatcgACTTAAACCTGATTGAGTTTGAGATGCGGTCCAAAAGATTCAAAACTGGCCTTATTTCTTATTCCAATCAGAAGGTATTTGAAATATGGGctaatacaaaaatacaaatagaGTTTAGCTTGAGTCCAGTGTACTGAAGCACCAGAAAAAAATCTTTGTCtataatataaaacaaacaCGTGTCTAACTCAATTCTAGATCCTtgagagatttttttataactgttaataattgtttattgaTAAACAAGTTTATCGGTAAGACATCATAGACTACGAAAAATGACTATTGAAAATTGAACTTTACCATTGTAATCATAATATAGTTTAACAGTTGTTTTCAAGAAAATAGTTTAacatttagattttaaaattttgttaaaatatttatgaattacACCAACAgcttgtaaggaccaaaaaatcAACTCCTGCTAACTCATTTAtagagtgatttttttttttgagaagtaattATAGAGTGGTTATTGGtgtgcttattattattatagtttctACTGTAACTATATAACGAGcatttttagtcatatatattgtCAAAACTAGGTTtcccaacaaaataaaaaataattttataacaaaagttttgatttagtaaaataaaaagaatattacTACGACATTTAGTACAAAATaagtcataaataatttttggaaTTCAAAAAAGCATTGAGTTCTTTTTGATATATTATAGATGagcaaattttaatatatttaaaaatggtAATTTTGTGTCTTTTGATTTACATATTTCTAATATTGAATATGGGCTAATTTGATCTTTTacgtatttatttattttgactttcaatatattatttttgttatatttagttGAATGTATGTGCATTGTGTTACACCaaagagatacaaaattaaaattgcattttttaaaagaaaaaattctttaaaaatgaaaattaaatgtCACATATATACTATCATAGTAGTGAGttttttgttgtgattcaaTGATAAATCAATAAATCCATACAATCACTTATGTTATAAGAGCATCTCTAACAAGCTCtttaaacccaaaatttgaaGAGTAAACCCACAAAAGCTTGCTCTAGCAGTCTCTCTAATTCACTGTTccttagaaaaaaattgtttgctaaGGAATAGTAGCTCTCTTGGTCTAATGACCTATTGTTAATTAGCAAAAGAATTAATGggaataaaaaattcaacacacccattaaaatattcaatttttactCAACAATCACAACGGCTACAAAACCATTCCAgatcttttctctctcaaacaTCTATAAACTCAATCacaatcaaaatacaaactcaaatcacaatcttaAGACTAATCAAAtcagaataaaaaatgaaaaaaaaaaaaaagcaaatctaACCCATTTGAGCCGCTGTGGGGAAGAGGATGAGTGGTGGTGGAGAGGACGAGTTATCCACCGGCAATCTCTATTTGTGAGTGGTAGGAGGAAGAAAGTAAGAGAGAGCTCTGGTATTCTATATAGTTTGGAAAAAGTggtaggagagagagagagagagagagagagagagagctttgaTATGTTCTGGAGTTTGGAGGAAGTAGTAGGGAAAAAAGAtgaaaggaggaaaaaaagaaaagagtaagggtacatgtgtggaggagaaaaaagagggggaaaaaaagaaagaaaaagaagaaatcatatggatgaaaaaaaaatatagaaataagggaaaaataaaataaataataagaaattaaaattaagaaacactactacaatattttcacaataaattaagtggtaagttgttattggtgaaaaaaaaatcagtggtGACTAGTGAGTTCTACCAGCAACAACTTATCATATAGGATTTACTGTAAAAGTATTGtgcaaaatattgtgaatgtagcattttaagtaatttttttttttttggagaatgatTTCTAGTTAAAATTAGATGACCTACAACTACAACTAACTATATCGTTACCACAAGTGTTTCATGagatttgttaaaaaatcattaggaaaaatttaaaaatattaccattgggagattttaaaaatatggttGTTGggtatttgaaaaaatatagtcattaaaaataaatgaaggaagattgaaaaaacaaacaaagaaagattataaaaagaatgaagaaataatatttaaatgtgaTAGATAAAAGATAAAGAGTCTGTtggaaaatgtatttgaaaaagtaggtagCTGAAAGGTAAAAAGAACTGTTCACTCTCCAAATAATACAGAATTTTGGATGGTctgctggagatgctctaattcccttaaaaattttgtagtttggTAAGGCAGGCATTGTGATAAATTCATTGTTGCCATTTgattgtaaaaaagaaaagaaaaatgatag
This genomic stretch from Castanea sativa cultivar Marrone di Chiusa Pesio chromosome 9, ASM4071231v1 harbors:
- the LOC142609190 gene encoding uncharacterized protein LOC142609190 — encoded protein: MNTSVNVNGWHPPPASVFKLNFDAAIFSDSNSFRVGAMIRNEKGEVMAAMSAKGPTVEDSEEAKILARRLGLEFAIDVGFLELVIKGDNANVMKSISSTGVNQSQLGHIIEDIQRLAHGICRVNVSPYY